From Rissa tridactyla isolate bRisTri1 chromosome 7, bRisTri1.patW.cur.20221130, whole genome shotgun sequence, a single genomic window includes:
- the LIMK1 gene encoding LIM domain kinase 1 isoform X3, with product MRLMLLCCTWRDEPMGEDEGTDLPVCASCGQGIYDGQYLQALNADWHADCFRCCECGASLSHQYYEKDGRLYCKKDYWARFGELCHGCSEQITKGLVMVAGEQKYHPECFSCLNCRTFIGDGDTYALVERSKLYCGHCYYQMVVTPVIEQILPDSPASRIPHTVTLVSIPACSDGKRGFSVSIDQGCGTEHPRTVRVREVDPDCISPDMKNSIHVGDRILEINGTPIGHVPLDEIDLLIQETSRLLQLTIEHDPHEPLAREPGLACSPLPASCSPLCSPAPLSCAEPSAMRQRTVTRSCSTDKSPGSGSVGSPASQRKDIGRSESLRVVSRAHRIFRPSDLIHGEVLGKGCFGQAIKVTHRETGEVMVMKELIRFDEETQRTFLKEVKVMRCLEHPNVLKFIGVLYKEKRLNFITEYIKGGTLRSLIKSMDSHYPWSQRVSFAKDIAAGMAYLHSMNIIHRDLNSHNCLVRENKSVVVADFGLARLMVDEKNQPEHLKNLKKPDRKKRYTVVGNPYWMAPEMINGRSYDEKVDIFSFGIVLCEIIGRVSADPDYLPRTTDFGLNVRGFLDRYCPPTCPPSFFPIAVCCCDLDPEKRPSFSKLEQWLETLRMHLEIHLPLSSQLEQLDRTFRETHRWGEGGLPAPPR from the exons ATGAGGTTGATGCTGCTGTGCTGCACCTGGAGGGACGAGCCTATGGGAGAGGACGAAG GGACCGACCTGCCGGTGTGTGCGAGCTGCGGGCAGGGCATCTACGATGGGCAGTACCTGCAGGCGCTGAACGCCGACTGGCACGCTGACTGCTTCAG GTGCTGCGAGTGCGGGGCCTCCCTGTCCCACCAGTACTACGAGAAGGATGGGCGCCTGTACTGCAAGAAGGATTACTGGGCGCGCTTCGGGGAGCTCTGCCACGGCTGCTCCGAGCAGATCACCAAGGGGCTGGTCATG GTGGCCGGGGAGCAAAAGTACCACCCCGAGTGCTTCAGCTGCCTCAACTGCCGCACGTTCATCGGGGACGGGGACACCTACGCGCTGGTGGAGCGCTCCAAGCTCTACTG CGGGCACTGCTATTACCAGATGGTGGTGACGCCGGTCATTGAGCAGATCCTGCCAGATTCACCGGCTTCCCGCATCCCGCACACCGTCACGCTCGTCTCCATCCCCGCCTGCTCCGACGGCAAACGCGGCTTCTCTGTCTCCATCGACCAGGGCTGCGGCACCGAGCACCCCCGCACCGTCCGCGTCCGAGA GGTAGATCCAGACTGCATCAGCCCTGACATGAAGAACTCCATCCACGTGGGCGACCGCATCCTGGAGATCAACGGCACCCCCATCGGCCACGTCCCCCTGGATGAG ATCGACCTGCTGATCCAGGAGACCAGCCGCCTGCTCCAGCTGACCATCGAGCACGACCCCCACGAGCCCCTTGCGCGTGAGCCGGGGCtcgcctgcagccccctgcccgcctcCTGCAGCCCCTTGTGCTCCCCGGCCCCCCTGTCCTGCGCGGAGCCCAGCGCCATGCGCCAGCGGACCGTCAC GAGGAGTTGCAGCACGGACAAGTCTCCGGGCTCCGGCTCGGTGGGCTCGCCCGCGTCCCAGCGCAAGGACATCGGTCGCTCCGAGTCATTGCGCGTCGTCTCCCGTGCCCATCGCATCTTCCGCCCTTCTGACCTGATCCACGGCGAGGTGCTGGGCAAGGGCTGCTTCGGCCAGGCAATCAAG gtGACGCATCGGGAGACCGGTGAGGTGATGGTCATGAAGGAGTTGATCCGCTTCGATGAGGAGACACAGAGGACCTTCCTCAAAGAG GTGAAGGTGATGCGCTGCCTGGAGCACCCCAACGTGCTGAAGTTCATCGGGGTGCTGTACAAGGAGAAGAGGCTCAACTTCATCACAGAGTACATCAAGGGGGGCACCTTGAGGAGCCTCATCAAGAGCATG gaCAGCCACTACCCCTGGAGCCAGCGGGTCAGCTTCGCCAAGGACATCGCTGCTGGCATG GCCTACCTCCATTCCATGAACATCATCCACCGTGACCTCAACTCTCACAACTGCCTCGTGCGGGAG AACAAGAGCGTGGTGGTGGCTGATTTTGGGCTGGCGCGGCTGATGGTGGACGAGAAGAACCAGCCCGAACATCTCAAGAACCTGAAGAAACCGGACCGCAAGAAGCGGTATACGGTGGTGGGGAACCCCTACTGGATGGCCCCCGAGATGATCAATG GGAGGAGCTATGATGAGAAGGTGGACATCTTCTCCTTCGGCATCGTCCTGTGCGAG ATCATCGGCCGGGTGAGTGCTGACCCCGACTACCTGCCCCGCACCACCGACTTCGGCCTCAATGTCAGGGGCTTCCTGGACCGCTACtgcccccccacctgcccccccagCTTCTTCCCCATTGCCGTCTGCTGCTGCGACCTGGACCCTGAGAAGCG GCCGTCCTTCAGCAAGCTGGAGCAGTGGCTGGAAACCCTCCGCATGCACCTAGAGATCCACCTGCCGCTgagctcccagctggagcagctggaCCGAACCTTCCGAGAGACGCACCGGTGGGGCGAGGGcgggctgcctgcacccccccgATAG
- the LIMK1 gene encoding LIM domain kinase 1 isoform X1 yields the protein MRLMLLCCTWRDEPMGEDEGTDLPVCASCGQGIYDGQYLQALNADWHADCFSSSSGSPEEEEEQGPGSGGARGGRDVVGVTVWLGVASVAGDRGGDPPVLRRMLAAVLRKSRVLSAGAKCCECGASLSHQYYEKDGRLYCKKDYWARFGELCHGCSEQITKGLVMVAGEQKYHPECFSCLNCRTFIGDGDTYALVERSKLYCGHCYYQMVVTPVIEQILPDSPASRIPHTVTLVSIPACSDGKRGFSVSIDQGCGTEHPRTVRVREVDPDCISPDMKNSIHVGDRILEINGTPIGHVPLDEIDLLIQETSRLLQLTIEHDPHEPLAREPGLACSPLPASCSPLCSPAPLSCAEPSAMRQRTVTRSCSTDKSPGSGSVGSPASQRKDIGRSESLRVVSRAHRIFRPSDLIHGEVLGKGCFGQAIKVTHRETGEVMVMKELIRFDEETQRTFLKEVKVMRCLEHPNVLKFIGVLYKEKRLNFITEYIKGGTLRSLIKSMDSHYPWSQRVSFAKDIAAGMAYLHSMNIIHRDLNSHNCLVRENKSVVVADFGLARLMVDEKNQPEHLKNLKKPDRKKRYTVVGNPYWMAPEMINGRSYDEKVDIFSFGIVLCEIIGRVSADPDYLPRTTDFGLNVRGFLDRYCPPTCPPSFFPIAVCCCDLDPEKRPSFSKLEQWLETLRMHLEIHLPLSSQLEQLDRTFRETHRWGEGGLPAPPR from the exons ATGAGGTTGATGCTGCTGTGCTGCACCTGGAGGGACGAGCCTATGGGAGAGGACGAAG GGACCGACCTGCCGGTGTGTGCGAGCTGCGGGCAGGGCATCTACGATGGGCAGTACCTGCAGGCGCTGAACGCCGACTGGCACGCTGACTGCTTCAG CTCAAGCAGTGGGagccccgaggaggaggaggagcaaggTCCCGGGTCGGGGGGCGCAAGGGGTGGCCGGGACGTGGTGGGGGTCACCGTGTGGTTGGGAGTGGCGAGTGTGGCAGGGGACCGGGGTGGTGACCCCCCTGTCCTGCGGAGGATGCTGGCGGCGGTGCTGAGGAAGAGCCGTGTCCTGAGCGCCGGAGCCAA GTGCTGCGAGTGCGGGGCCTCCCTGTCCCACCAGTACTACGAGAAGGATGGGCGCCTGTACTGCAAGAAGGATTACTGGGCGCGCTTCGGGGAGCTCTGCCACGGCTGCTCCGAGCAGATCACCAAGGGGCTGGTCATG GTGGCCGGGGAGCAAAAGTACCACCCCGAGTGCTTCAGCTGCCTCAACTGCCGCACGTTCATCGGGGACGGGGACACCTACGCGCTGGTGGAGCGCTCCAAGCTCTACTG CGGGCACTGCTATTACCAGATGGTGGTGACGCCGGTCATTGAGCAGATCCTGCCAGATTCACCGGCTTCCCGCATCCCGCACACCGTCACGCTCGTCTCCATCCCCGCCTGCTCCGACGGCAAACGCGGCTTCTCTGTCTCCATCGACCAGGGCTGCGGCACCGAGCACCCCCGCACCGTCCGCGTCCGAGA GGTAGATCCAGACTGCATCAGCCCTGACATGAAGAACTCCATCCACGTGGGCGACCGCATCCTGGAGATCAACGGCACCCCCATCGGCCACGTCCCCCTGGATGAG ATCGACCTGCTGATCCAGGAGACCAGCCGCCTGCTCCAGCTGACCATCGAGCACGACCCCCACGAGCCCCTTGCGCGTGAGCCGGGGCtcgcctgcagccccctgcccgcctcCTGCAGCCCCTTGTGCTCCCCGGCCCCCCTGTCCTGCGCGGAGCCCAGCGCCATGCGCCAGCGGACCGTCAC GAGGAGTTGCAGCACGGACAAGTCTCCGGGCTCCGGCTCGGTGGGCTCGCCCGCGTCCCAGCGCAAGGACATCGGTCGCTCCGAGTCATTGCGCGTCGTCTCCCGTGCCCATCGCATCTTCCGCCCTTCTGACCTGATCCACGGCGAGGTGCTGGGCAAGGGCTGCTTCGGCCAGGCAATCAAG gtGACGCATCGGGAGACCGGTGAGGTGATGGTCATGAAGGAGTTGATCCGCTTCGATGAGGAGACACAGAGGACCTTCCTCAAAGAG GTGAAGGTGATGCGCTGCCTGGAGCACCCCAACGTGCTGAAGTTCATCGGGGTGCTGTACAAGGAGAAGAGGCTCAACTTCATCACAGAGTACATCAAGGGGGGCACCTTGAGGAGCCTCATCAAGAGCATG gaCAGCCACTACCCCTGGAGCCAGCGGGTCAGCTTCGCCAAGGACATCGCTGCTGGCATG GCCTACCTCCATTCCATGAACATCATCCACCGTGACCTCAACTCTCACAACTGCCTCGTGCGGGAG AACAAGAGCGTGGTGGTGGCTGATTTTGGGCTGGCGCGGCTGATGGTGGACGAGAAGAACCAGCCCGAACATCTCAAGAACCTGAAGAAACCGGACCGCAAGAAGCGGTATACGGTGGTGGGGAACCCCTACTGGATGGCCCCCGAGATGATCAATG GGAGGAGCTATGATGAGAAGGTGGACATCTTCTCCTTCGGCATCGTCCTGTGCGAG ATCATCGGCCGGGTGAGTGCTGACCCCGACTACCTGCCCCGCACCACCGACTTCGGCCTCAATGTCAGGGGCTTCCTGGACCGCTACtgcccccccacctgcccccccagCTTCTTCCCCATTGCCGTCTGCTGCTGCGACCTGGACCCTGAGAAGCG GCCGTCCTTCAGCAAGCTGGAGCAGTGGCTGGAAACCCTCCGCATGCACCTAGAGATCCACCTGCCGCTgagctcccagctggagcagctggaCCGAACCTTCCGAGAGACGCACCGGTGGGGCGAGGGcgggctgcctgcacccccccgATAG
- the LIMK1 gene encoding LIM domain kinase 1 isoform X2, producing the protein MRLMLLCCTWRDEPMGEDEGTDLPVCASCGQGIYDGQYLQALNADWHADCFRMLAAVLRKSRVLSAGAKCCECGASLSHQYYEKDGRLYCKKDYWARFGELCHGCSEQITKGLVMVAGEQKYHPECFSCLNCRTFIGDGDTYALVERSKLYCGHCYYQMVVTPVIEQILPDSPASRIPHTVTLVSIPACSDGKRGFSVSIDQGCGTEHPRTVRVREVDPDCISPDMKNSIHVGDRILEINGTPIGHVPLDEIDLLIQETSRLLQLTIEHDPHEPLAREPGLACSPLPASCSPLCSPAPLSCAEPSAMRQRTVTRSCSTDKSPGSGSVGSPASQRKDIGRSESLRVVSRAHRIFRPSDLIHGEVLGKGCFGQAIKVTHRETGEVMVMKELIRFDEETQRTFLKEVKVMRCLEHPNVLKFIGVLYKEKRLNFITEYIKGGTLRSLIKSMDSHYPWSQRVSFAKDIAAGMAYLHSMNIIHRDLNSHNCLVRENKSVVVADFGLARLMVDEKNQPEHLKNLKKPDRKKRYTVVGNPYWMAPEMINGRSYDEKVDIFSFGIVLCEIIGRVSADPDYLPRTTDFGLNVRGFLDRYCPPTCPPSFFPIAVCCCDLDPEKRPSFSKLEQWLETLRMHLEIHLPLSSQLEQLDRTFRETHRWGEGGLPAPPR; encoded by the exons ATGAGGTTGATGCTGCTGTGCTGCACCTGGAGGGACGAGCCTATGGGAGAGGACGAAG GGACCGACCTGCCGGTGTGTGCGAGCTGCGGGCAGGGCATCTACGATGGGCAGTACCTGCAGGCGCTGAACGCCGACTGGCACGCTGACTGCTTCAG GATGCTGGCGGCGGTGCTGAGGAAGAGCCGTGTCCTGAGCGCCGGAGCCAA GTGCTGCGAGTGCGGGGCCTCCCTGTCCCACCAGTACTACGAGAAGGATGGGCGCCTGTACTGCAAGAAGGATTACTGGGCGCGCTTCGGGGAGCTCTGCCACGGCTGCTCCGAGCAGATCACCAAGGGGCTGGTCATG GTGGCCGGGGAGCAAAAGTACCACCCCGAGTGCTTCAGCTGCCTCAACTGCCGCACGTTCATCGGGGACGGGGACACCTACGCGCTGGTGGAGCGCTCCAAGCTCTACTG CGGGCACTGCTATTACCAGATGGTGGTGACGCCGGTCATTGAGCAGATCCTGCCAGATTCACCGGCTTCCCGCATCCCGCACACCGTCACGCTCGTCTCCATCCCCGCCTGCTCCGACGGCAAACGCGGCTTCTCTGTCTCCATCGACCAGGGCTGCGGCACCGAGCACCCCCGCACCGTCCGCGTCCGAGA GGTAGATCCAGACTGCATCAGCCCTGACATGAAGAACTCCATCCACGTGGGCGACCGCATCCTGGAGATCAACGGCACCCCCATCGGCCACGTCCCCCTGGATGAG ATCGACCTGCTGATCCAGGAGACCAGCCGCCTGCTCCAGCTGACCATCGAGCACGACCCCCACGAGCCCCTTGCGCGTGAGCCGGGGCtcgcctgcagccccctgcccgcctcCTGCAGCCCCTTGTGCTCCCCGGCCCCCCTGTCCTGCGCGGAGCCCAGCGCCATGCGCCAGCGGACCGTCAC GAGGAGTTGCAGCACGGACAAGTCTCCGGGCTCCGGCTCGGTGGGCTCGCCCGCGTCCCAGCGCAAGGACATCGGTCGCTCCGAGTCATTGCGCGTCGTCTCCCGTGCCCATCGCATCTTCCGCCCTTCTGACCTGATCCACGGCGAGGTGCTGGGCAAGGGCTGCTTCGGCCAGGCAATCAAG gtGACGCATCGGGAGACCGGTGAGGTGATGGTCATGAAGGAGTTGATCCGCTTCGATGAGGAGACACAGAGGACCTTCCTCAAAGAG GTGAAGGTGATGCGCTGCCTGGAGCACCCCAACGTGCTGAAGTTCATCGGGGTGCTGTACAAGGAGAAGAGGCTCAACTTCATCACAGAGTACATCAAGGGGGGCACCTTGAGGAGCCTCATCAAGAGCATG gaCAGCCACTACCCCTGGAGCCAGCGGGTCAGCTTCGCCAAGGACATCGCTGCTGGCATG GCCTACCTCCATTCCATGAACATCATCCACCGTGACCTCAACTCTCACAACTGCCTCGTGCGGGAG AACAAGAGCGTGGTGGTGGCTGATTTTGGGCTGGCGCGGCTGATGGTGGACGAGAAGAACCAGCCCGAACATCTCAAGAACCTGAAGAAACCGGACCGCAAGAAGCGGTATACGGTGGTGGGGAACCCCTACTGGATGGCCCCCGAGATGATCAATG GGAGGAGCTATGATGAGAAGGTGGACATCTTCTCCTTCGGCATCGTCCTGTGCGAG ATCATCGGCCGGGTGAGTGCTGACCCCGACTACCTGCCCCGCACCACCGACTTCGGCCTCAATGTCAGGGGCTTCCTGGACCGCTACtgcccccccacctgcccccccagCTTCTTCCCCATTGCCGTCTGCTGCTGCGACCTGGACCCTGAGAAGCG GCCGTCCTTCAGCAAGCTGGAGCAGTGGCTGGAAACCCTCCGCATGCACCTAGAGATCCACCTGCCGCTgagctcccagctggagcagctggaCCGAACCTTCCGAGAGACGCACCGGTGGGGCGAGGGcgggctgcctgcacccccccgATAG
- the SEPTIN4 gene encoding septin-4 isoform X2 has translation MIKRFLKEDSEEAELTQFLRDCPPADSPRKVEPPESRREPGHPLCGVGRVPPDEPADERDARIFSRSRPSDFQQHIAAPPPPSPNRPRSPWGQLDPYDSSEDDKEYVGFATLPNQVHRKSVKKGFDFTLMVAGESGLGKSTLVNSLFLTDMYRDRKLLNAEERITQTVEITKHVVDIEEKGVKLRLTIVDTPGFGDAVNNTECWKPVADYIDQQFEQYFRDESGLNRKNIQDNRVHCCIYFISPFGHGLRPMDVEFMRALHQRVNIVPVLAKADALTPAEVERMKNKIREEIDHYGIRIYQFPECDSDEDEEFKLQDQALKESIPFAVIGSNTVVEAKGRRVRGRLYPWGIVEVENLSHCDFVKLRTMLVRTHMQDLKDVTRETHYENYRTQCIQSMTRMVVKERNRNKLTRESGTDFPIPVIPPVPDAETEKLIREKDEELRRMQEMLQKIQKQMKDSH, from the exons ATG ATAAAGCGTTTCCTGAAGGAGGACTCGGAGGAGGCTGAGCTGACCCAGTTCCTACGGGATTGCCCGCCGGCTGACAGCCCCAGGAAGGTGGAGCCCCCGGAGAGCCGGCGGGAGCCCGGCCACCCCCTCTGCGGCGTGGGCAGGGTCCCCCCTGACGAACCTGCCGACGAGAGGGATGCCAGGATCTTCTCCCGGTCTCGGCCCTCGGATTTCCAGCAGCACatcgccgcccccccgccccccagccccaaccGCCCGCGGAGCCCCTGGGGGCAGCTGGACCCCTACGACTCCTCCGAG GATGACAAGGAGTACGTGGGCTTCGCCACGCTGCCCAACCAGGTCCATCGGAAGTCGGTGAAGAAGGGCTTCGATTTCACCCTCATGGTGGCAG GGGAATCTGGGCTGGGCAAGTCCACCCTGGTCAACAGCCTCTTCCTGACGGACATGTACAGGGACCGCAAGCTGCTGAACGCTGAAG agcgtATCACGCAGACGGTGGAGATCACCAAGCACGTGGTGGACATTGAGGAGAAGGGTGTCAAGCTGCGCCTGACCATCGTGGACACGCCGGGCTTTGGTGATGCTGTCAACAACACTGAATG CTGGAAGCCGGTGGCCGACTACATCGACCAGCAGTTTGAGCAGTATTTCCGTGATGAAAGTGGCCTCAACAGGAAAAACATCCAGGACAACCGCGTCCACTGCTGCATTTACTTCATCTCGCCCTTCGGCCATGG GCTCCGGCCCATGGATGTGGAATTCATGAGAGCCCTGCACCAGCGGGTGAACATCGTGCctgtgctggccaaggctgaCGCCCTGACCCCCGCCGAGGTGGAGCGAATGAAGAACAAG ATCCGGGAGGAGATCGACCACTACGGCATCCGCATCTACCAGTTCCCTGAGTGCGACTCAGATGAGGATGAGGAGTTCAAGCTGCAGGACCAGGCGTTGAAG GAGAGCATCCCTTTTGCTGTCATCGGCAGCAACACAGTTGTGGAGGCCAAAGGCCGGCGTGTCCGCGGGCGCCTCTACCCCTGGGGCATCGTGGAAG TGGAGAACCTGTCCCACTGCGACTTCGTGAAGCTGCGGACGATGCTGGTGaggacccacatgcaggacctcaAGGACGTGACGCGGGAAACCCACTACGAGAACTACCGCACGCAGTGCATCCAGAGCATGACCCGCATGGTGGTGAAAGAGAGGAACCGCAA CAAGCTGACCCGGGAGAGCGGGACGGATTTCCCCATCCCTGTCATCCCCCCGGTGCCGGACGCGGAGACAGAGAAGCTCATCCGGGAAAAGGACGAGGAG CTGCGGCGGATGCAGGAGATGCTCCAGAAGATCCAGAAGCAGATGAAAGACTCGCActag
- the SEPTIN4 gene encoding septin-4 isoform X3, which translates to MGCVGVLATPEDPEERRGAQGEGPHPCPLEHQEPAAIPAPPAIKRFLKEDSEEAELTQFLRDCPPADSPRKVEPPESRREPGHPLCGVGRVPPDEPADERDARIFSRSRPSDFQQHIAAPPPPSPNRPRSPWGQLDPYDSSEDDKEYVGFATLPNQVHRKSVKKGFDFTLMVAGESGLGKSTLVNSLFLTDMYRDRKLLNAEERITQTVEITKHVVDIEEKGVKLRLTIVDTPGFGDAVNNTECWKPVADYIDQQFEQYFRDESGLNRKNIQDNRVHCCIYFISPFGHGLRPMDVEFMRALHQRVNIVPVLAKADALTPAEVERMKNKIREEIDHYGIRIYQFPECDSDEDEEFKLQDQALKESIPFAVIGSNTVVEAKGRRVRGRLYPWGIVEVENLSHCDFVKLRTMLVRTHMQDLKDVTRETHYENYRTQCIQSMTRMVVKERNRNKLTRESGTDFPIPVIPPVPDAETEKLIREKDEELRRMQEMLQKIQKQMKDSH; encoded by the exons atggggtgtgtgggggtccTGGCCACCCCAGAAGACCCCGAGGAGCGGCGGGGTGCCCAGGGGGAaggtccccatccctgtcccctggaGCACCAGGAGCCAGCTGCCATCCCCGCACCGCCAGCT ATAAAGCGTTTCCTGAAGGAGGACTCGGAGGAGGCTGAGCTGACCCAGTTCCTACGGGATTGCCCGCCGGCTGACAGCCCCAGGAAGGTGGAGCCCCCGGAGAGCCGGCGGGAGCCCGGCCACCCCCTCTGCGGCGTGGGCAGGGTCCCCCCTGACGAACCTGCCGACGAGAGGGATGCCAGGATCTTCTCCCGGTCTCGGCCCTCGGATTTCCAGCAGCACatcgccgcccccccgccccccagccccaaccGCCCGCGGAGCCCCTGGGGGCAGCTGGACCCCTACGACTCCTCCGAG GATGACAAGGAGTACGTGGGCTTCGCCACGCTGCCCAACCAGGTCCATCGGAAGTCGGTGAAGAAGGGCTTCGATTTCACCCTCATGGTGGCAG GGGAATCTGGGCTGGGCAAGTCCACCCTGGTCAACAGCCTCTTCCTGACGGACATGTACAGGGACCGCAAGCTGCTGAACGCTGAAG agcgtATCACGCAGACGGTGGAGATCACCAAGCACGTGGTGGACATTGAGGAGAAGGGTGTCAAGCTGCGCCTGACCATCGTGGACACGCCGGGCTTTGGTGATGCTGTCAACAACACTGAATG CTGGAAGCCGGTGGCCGACTACATCGACCAGCAGTTTGAGCAGTATTTCCGTGATGAAAGTGGCCTCAACAGGAAAAACATCCAGGACAACCGCGTCCACTGCTGCATTTACTTCATCTCGCCCTTCGGCCATGG GCTCCGGCCCATGGATGTGGAATTCATGAGAGCCCTGCACCAGCGGGTGAACATCGTGCctgtgctggccaaggctgaCGCCCTGACCCCCGCCGAGGTGGAGCGAATGAAGAACAAG ATCCGGGAGGAGATCGACCACTACGGCATCCGCATCTACCAGTTCCCTGAGTGCGACTCAGATGAGGATGAGGAGTTCAAGCTGCAGGACCAGGCGTTGAAG GAGAGCATCCCTTTTGCTGTCATCGGCAGCAACACAGTTGTGGAGGCCAAAGGCCGGCGTGTCCGCGGGCGCCTCTACCCCTGGGGCATCGTGGAAG TGGAGAACCTGTCCCACTGCGACTTCGTGAAGCTGCGGACGATGCTGGTGaggacccacatgcaggacctcaAGGACGTGACGCGGGAAACCCACTACGAGAACTACCGCACGCAGTGCATCCAGAGCATGACCCGCATGGTGGTGAAAGAGAGGAACCGCAA CAAGCTGACCCGGGAGAGCGGGACGGATTTCCCCATCCCTGTCATCCCCCCGGTGCCGGACGCGGAGACAGAGAAGCTCATCCGGGAAAAGGACGAGGAG CTGCGGCGGATGCAGGAGATGCTCCAGAAGATCCAGAAGCAGATGAAAGACTCGCActag
- the SEPTIN4 gene encoding septin-4 isoform X1: MCLAAVAEGLVTLSRAMPPQAGTATISVPSCFGPQIKRFLKEDSEEAELTQFLRDCPPADSPRKVEPPESRREPGHPLCGVGRVPPDEPADERDARIFSRSRPSDFQQHIAAPPPPSPNRPRSPWGQLDPYDSSEDDKEYVGFATLPNQVHRKSVKKGFDFTLMVAGESGLGKSTLVNSLFLTDMYRDRKLLNAEERITQTVEITKHVVDIEEKGVKLRLTIVDTPGFGDAVNNTECWKPVADYIDQQFEQYFRDESGLNRKNIQDNRVHCCIYFISPFGHGLRPMDVEFMRALHQRVNIVPVLAKADALTPAEVERMKNKIREEIDHYGIRIYQFPECDSDEDEEFKLQDQALKESIPFAVIGSNTVVEAKGRRVRGRLYPWGIVEVENLSHCDFVKLRTMLVRTHMQDLKDVTRETHYENYRTQCIQSMTRMVVKERNRNKLTRESGTDFPIPVIPPVPDAETEKLIREKDEELRRMQEMLQKIQKQMKDSH; encoded by the exons ATGTGTCTGGCTGCTGTGGCTGAGGGGCTTGTGACGCTGAGTCGGGCAATGCCACCTCAGGCTGGCACTGCCACCATTTCTGTCCCTTCCTGTTTTGGTCCCCAGATAAAGCGTTTCCTGAAGGAGGACTCGGAGGAGGCTGAGCTGACCCAGTTCCTACGGGATTGCCCGCCGGCTGACAGCCCCAGGAAGGTGGAGCCCCCGGAGAGCCGGCGGGAGCCCGGCCACCCCCTCTGCGGCGTGGGCAGGGTCCCCCCTGACGAACCTGCCGACGAGAGGGATGCCAGGATCTTCTCCCGGTCTCGGCCCTCGGATTTCCAGCAGCACatcgccgcccccccgccccccagccccaaccGCCCGCGGAGCCCCTGGGGGCAGCTGGACCCCTACGACTCCTCCGAG GATGACAAGGAGTACGTGGGCTTCGCCACGCTGCCCAACCAGGTCCATCGGAAGTCGGTGAAGAAGGGCTTCGATTTCACCCTCATGGTGGCAG GGGAATCTGGGCTGGGCAAGTCCACCCTGGTCAACAGCCTCTTCCTGACGGACATGTACAGGGACCGCAAGCTGCTGAACGCTGAAG agcgtATCACGCAGACGGTGGAGATCACCAAGCACGTGGTGGACATTGAGGAGAAGGGTGTCAAGCTGCGCCTGACCATCGTGGACACGCCGGGCTTTGGTGATGCTGTCAACAACACTGAATG CTGGAAGCCGGTGGCCGACTACATCGACCAGCAGTTTGAGCAGTATTTCCGTGATGAAAGTGGCCTCAACAGGAAAAACATCCAGGACAACCGCGTCCACTGCTGCATTTACTTCATCTCGCCCTTCGGCCATGG GCTCCGGCCCATGGATGTGGAATTCATGAGAGCCCTGCACCAGCGGGTGAACATCGTGCctgtgctggccaaggctgaCGCCCTGACCCCCGCCGAGGTGGAGCGAATGAAGAACAAG ATCCGGGAGGAGATCGACCACTACGGCATCCGCATCTACCAGTTCCCTGAGTGCGACTCAGATGAGGATGAGGAGTTCAAGCTGCAGGACCAGGCGTTGAAG GAGAGCATCCCTTTTGCTGTCATCGGCAGCAACACAGTTGTGGAGGCCAAAGGCCGGCGTGTCCGCGGGCGCCTCTACCCCTGGGGCATCGTGGAAG TGGAGAACCTGTCCCACTGCGACTTCGTGAAGCTGCGGACGATGCTGGTGaggacccacatgcaggacctcaAGGACGTGACGCGGGAAACCCACTACGAGAACTACCGCACGCAGTGCATCCAGAGCATGACCCGCATGGTGGTGAAAGAGAGGAACCGCAA CAAGCTGACCCGGGAGAGCGGGACGGATTTCCCCATCCCTGTCATCCCCCCGGTGCCGGACGCGGAGACAGAGAAGCTCATCCGGGAAAAGGACGAGGAG CTGCGGCGGATGCAGGAGATGCTCCAGAAGATCCAGAAGCAGATGAAAGACTCGCActag